From a region of the Mycobacterium sp. SMC-8 genome:
- a CDS encoding sigma-70 family RNA polymerase sigma factor, translating to MDDPATMRALYDEHAAALWSYALRLTGDRARAEDIVQETLLRAWRHPEVTADADRSARAWLFTVARNMIIDEHRSARSRHETGMPDVEYVADRASPDESDTTLNRMLLRTALGRLSDEHRAVVRRAYYQGWTTGQIAADLRIPEGTVKSRLHYAVRALRLGLQEMGVTP from the coding sequence ATGGACGATCCGGCGACGATGCGGGCGCTCTACGACGAGCATGCGGCCGCGCTCTGGAGTTACGCGCTGCGGCTGACCGGTGATCGGGCCAGGGCCGAGGACATCGTGCAGGAGACGCTGCTGAGGGCGTGGCGCCACCCCGAGGTCACCGCCGACGCCGACCGCTCGGCGCGGGCCTGGCTGTTCACCGTCGCGCGCAACATGATCATCGACGAACACCGCAGCGCCCGGTCCCGTCACGAGACCGGGATGCCCGACGTCGAGTATGTCGCCGACCGGGCCTCACCCGACGAGTCGGACACCACGCTGAACCGGATGTTGCTGCGCACCGCGCTGGGCAGGCTGTCCGACGAACACCGGGCCGTCGTGCGGCGGGCCTACTACCAGGGCTGGACCACGGGACAGATCGCCGCGGACCTGAGGATCCCGGAGGGCACCGTGAAGTCCCGGCTGCACTACGCAGTCCGCGCGCTGCGGCTCGGACTGCAGGAGATGGGGGTGACGCCGTGA